One window of Nostoc sp. C052 genomic DNA carries:
- a CDS encoding methyltransferase domain-containing protein, which yields MPEKYTPGYSSNATNFMANRSVDTHAAFFTPYLRPGMKLLDCGCGPGAIALGLARVIAPGTLIGIDREISQIRIAAESAFKQGVSNTNFLEGNIYALPFPDNSFDAIFSHALFEHLQEPVQALRELWRVLKPGGIVGLRSPDWDGCLIAPFPPELEQAITYYKWLHEENSGNPYVGRELRALLRETGFINIKASASYQCYEPLSAIAEYLALRIEDSAKEDQAVEKGWTDERLLTAMSNGLREWSQHPDGFFAQAWCEVVGEKG from the coding sequence ATGCCGGAAAAGTATACTCCAGGCTATTCGAGCAATGCGACGAATTTCATGGCAAATCGCAGCGTAGATACTCATGCAGCGTTTTTTACGCCTTATTTACGTCCAGGGATGAAATTGCTAGATTGTGGTTGTGGCCCTGGTGCGATCGCTTTGGGTTTAGCAAGAGTTATTGCCCCTGGTACGCTTATAGGTATTGATCGAGAAATATCTCAAATCCGCATAGCTGCTGAAAGTGCTTTCAAGCAAGGTGTCAGTAATACTAATTTTCTAGAAGGAAATATATATGCTCTACCCTTTCCAGATAACTCATTTGACGCAATCTTTTCTCATGCGCTGTTTGAGCATCTTCAAGAACCTGTGCAGGCGTTGCGCGAACTGTGGCGAGTTTTGAAACCGGGGGGAATTGTTGGGCTTCGTAGTCCTGACTGGGATGGATGTCTGATTGCACCGTTCCCGCCAGAACTGGAACAGGCGATTACTTATTACAAATGGCTCCATGAGGAGAATTCTGGTAATCCTTATGTGGGTAGAGAGTTACGCGCTTTGCTGCGAGAAACTGGGTTTATTAATATCAAGGCTTCCGCTTCTTATCAATGTTATGAGCCGCTGAGTGCGATCGCAGAATATCTAGCATTGCGAATCGAAGATTCTGCAAAGGAAGACCAAGCTGTAGAGAAAGGTTGGACTGATGAGCGATTACTTACAGCAATGAGTAATGGTTTGCGGGAATGGAGTCAGCACCCAGATGGATTTTTTGCTCAAGCTTGGTGTGAAGTTGTGGGAGAAAAGGGCTAG
- a CDS encoding GIY-YIG nuclease family protein — protein sequence MTKKGTVYLINAKGTNRYKIGYTNRHFEQRLTELSGGQSPFPLIATKTIIVEDAHTIELGLHHKFASQRMHGEWFEFNSRQLKEVCKTMDQATLPLPKGLPFLLMIAGLITLLCPLFLKQCQQPQFKTTPSIHRPK from the coding sequence ATGACTAAAAAAGGCACAGTCTACCTAATTAACGCCAAGGGAACAAACCGCTACAAAATTGGCTACACCAATAGACATTTTGAGCAGCGGCTAACAGAACTCAGTGGCGGTCAAAGTCCTTTCCCTCTGATAGCTACAAAAACAATTATTGTGGAAGATGCTCACACTATTGAGCTAGGTTTGCACCACAAATTTGCTTCACAACGGATGCACGGCGAGTGGTTTGAATTTAATTCTCGTCAATTAAAAGAAGTCTGTAAAACGATGGATCAAGCAACGCTTCCTTTACCAAAAGGATTACCTTTTTTGCTGATGATAGCGGGATTGATAACTCTGTTATGCCCGCTATTCCTGAAACAGTGCCAGCAACCGCAATTCAAAACTACTCCCTCAATTCATCGCCCAAAGTAA
- a CDS encoding amino acid ABC transporter permease, producing MTNLKPSIWRDVRFWKIALQLVAVFLAVVVVVILWGNLKRNLQQLGIPFGFDFLKQQASFDIGETLISYKPTDTYSRALWVGLINSLRVAIAGIFLTTIVGISAGIARLSDNWLVRNITMVYVEVFRNTPLLLQLLFWYFAVFISFPKTENKISLWGFIGVSQNGLEFPWFTLSPEFSTLLLGLTCYTGAFIAEIVRGGIQSVPKGQWEAARSLGLKPGLVMRLVIFPQALRVIIPPLTSQYLNLTKNTSLAIAIGYPDIYFVASTTFNQTGKAVEVILLIILTYLTLSLTISVVMNLFNGSVQIKER from the coding sequence ATGACTAATTTAAAACCGTCTATATGGCGTGATGTGCGTTTTTGGAAGATTGCTTTGCAATTAGTTGCTGTATTTTTAGCAGTAGTTGTAGTAGTAATACTGTGGGGTAATCTCAAGCGCAATTTGCAGCAATTGGGTATTCCGTTTGGATTTGATTTTCTTAAGCAACAAGCATCTTTTGATATTGGCGAGACGCTGATTAGCTACAAGCCTACTGACACCTATAGTCGTGCTTTGTGGGTGGGGCTAATTAACTCCTTGCGGGTGGCGATCGCAGGAATTTTTCTGACAACCATTGTTGGGATAAGTGCTGGGATTGCCCGACTTTCTGACAACTGGCTGGTGCGGAATATCACGATGGTTTATGTAGAGGTTTTCCGCAATACGCCTTTACTGCTGCAATTGCTGTTTTGGTACTTTGCTGTTTTTATCAGTTTTCCCAAAACAGAAAATAAGATATCCCTTTGGGGTTTTATTGGCGTTAGTCAAAATGGCTTAGAATTTCCTTGGTTTACCCTATCACCAGAGTTTTCAACGTTGCTGTTGGGATTAACTTGCTACACAGGTGCGTTTATTGCAGAAATTGTGCGAGGTGGGATTCAATCAGTACCGAAGGGACAATGGGAAGCAGCGCGATCGCTAGGATTAAAACCAGGGTTAGTAATGCGGTTGGTAATTTTTCCCCAAGCTTTGCGGGTAATCATTCCACCGTTAACGAGTCAATATCTGAATTTGACCAAAAATACCAGTTTAGCGATCGCGATCGGCTACCCCGATATTTATTTTGTCGCCTCTACCACTTTTAACCAAACTGGGAAAGCCGTAGAAGTGATATTACTGATTATTCTCACCTATCTCACTCTGAGTTTGACTATCTCTGTAGTGATGAATTTATTCAATGGCAGCGTGCAAATTAAAGAGAGATAA
- a CDS encoding amino acid ABC transporter permease has protein sequence MTNDKLTWLRKNLFSTWYNSLLTVVCLVFLFWVVRGVITWATTQAQWAIIQVNLRLFLVGRFPQTLYWRTWIVLAIASILAAITGGVFFSKQQLTKRGIALVAFIIGVLLVVLPLDFTSRLWLLLIAVLVFAGFWIGGKFTKVLSPWLSLLWLLSFPIILWLIGGGFGLQPVPTNLWNGLLLTLLMAAVSIVLSFPIGVLLALGRTSNLPVVRWFSILYIEIIRGVPLIGILFLAQVMLPLFLSADVRLDRVLRAIAGLVLFSAAYMAENVRGGLQSIPRGQIEAAKALGLNTPLVVILIVLPQALRSVIPAIVGQFIGLFKDTSLLSLVGLVELTGIARSILAQPQFLGRYAEVYLFIGFIYWVFCYSMSLASRRLEKQLSQ, from the coding sequence ATGACTAATGACAAATTAACTTGGCTCCGTAAAAACCTGTTTAGTACTTGGTACAACAGCTTGTTAACTGTTGTCTGTTTAGTGTTTCTGTTTTGGGTAGTGCGAGGAGTTATAACTTGGGCAACTACTCAAGCACAATGGGCGATAATTCAGGTTAATTTACGTTTATTTCTAGTTGGCAGATTTCCGCAAACGCTATATTGGCGAACTTGGATTGTGCTAGCGATCGCTTCGATTTTAGCCGCTATAACTGGCGGTGTATTCTTTAGTAAACAACAATTAACAAAGCGTGGAATTGCTTTAGTTGCTTTTATCATCGGCGTTTTGCTAGTAGTTTTACCACTGGATTTTACATCCCGCCTTTGGTTATTGTTAATTGCAGTTTTAGTATTTGCAGGTTTTTGGATTGGAGGAAAGTTTACTAAGGTACTAAGTCCTTGGCTTTCCCTATTATGGTTATTGTCTTTCCCGATAATTTTATGGCTAATTGGCGGTGGGTTTGGATTGCAGCCTGTACCTACAAATTTGTGGAACGGTTTGCTACTTACCCTACTAATGGCAGCAGTTAGTATTGTACTTTCCTTTCCCATTGGCGTTTTACTAGCTTTAGGGCGCACAAGCAATTTGCCTGTAGTCCGTTGGTTTTCTATCCTGTATATTGAAATTATTAGGGGAGTACCACTGATTGGAATTTTGTTCTTAGCTCAGGTAATGCTTCCCTTGTTTTTATCAGCAGATGTGCGTCTAGATCGGGTATTAAGAGCAATAGCTGGACTAGTACTATTTAGTGCCGCATATATGGCAGAAAACGTGCGTGGTGGACTCCAATCAATTCCTCGCGGGCAAATTGAAGCTGCAAAAGCACTAGGTTTAAATACACCTTTGGTAGTGATATTAATTGTCCTACCTCAAGCCTTACGTAGTGTTATACCTGCGATCGTCGGTCAATTTATTGGCTTATTTAAAGACACTTCACTCTTATCTTTAGTGGGATTGGTGGAACTTACAGGTATTGCCCGTTCAATATTGGCACAACCACAGTTTCTCGGCCGCTATGCAGAAGTTTATCTATTTATTGGATTTATTTACTGGGTATTTTGTTACTCCATGTCGTTAGCTTCTCGGCGATTAGAAAAACAGTTAAGTCAGTAG
- a CDS encoding DUF697 domain-containing protein, which produces MVVKLQRPILVGGLGLSFSLWMLDSWHDSIVQVGEFGLLSALAVGGGLWLFQQNRPKDSLEQLNGMLVDRATVESALAKTETIINQLAQESENHPALQTLREQVNQLLLELDRQEIKVAVTGGKSVGKSTLIQVLKQNVETRNFVSLQETAPLFREVGENFDAAILAEVAKSDFVLFLTNGDLTDSEFQTLQQLKAANQPTILVFNKQDQYLADERASILLSLKQRIQGNVVATAASPIAIKVRKHEADGAVQEWMEQPAADIQQLTQQLDEVLVQQRQRLVWLTTMRKAGLLKAEAKNWLNGTRRDRATPIIEQYQWIAAAAAFANPVPALDILATAAINAQMVMDLGNIYQQKFSLEQAQTVAGTMGSLMLKLGLVELSTKAISTVLKSNAVTFVAGGVVQGVSAAYLTRVAGLSLVEYFQQQEIAVDSGTGLNLENLRQTLQKVFQQNQQIGFLQGFVKQGVKRLLPEVQQVEVVGVQKAIG; this is translated from the coding sequence ATGGTTGTGAAGTTGCAGCGACCAATTTTAGTGGGAGGATTGGGACTGTCCTTTTCTTTGTGGATGTTGGACAGTTGGCACGATTCGATAGTGCAGGTGGGTGAGTTTGGTTTGTTGAGTGCCTTAGCTGTAGGCGGTGGTTTGTGGTTATTCCAACAAAATCGCCCGAAAGACAGTTTAGAGCAGCTAAATGGTATGCTCGTGGATCGGGCGACAGTGGAAAGTGCGCTCGCTAAAACTGAAACTATAATAAACCAGCTGGCACAAGAATCAGAAAACCATCCGGCGTTACAAACACTGCGAGAACAAGTTAACCAACTATTGTTGGAATTAGACAGACAAGAAATTAAAGTGGCTGTGACTGGCGGGAAATCCGTGGGTAAAAGCACTTTAATTCAAGTGCTAAAGCAAAATGTCGAGACACGAAATTTCGTGTCTTTACAAGAGACAGCACCTTTATTTAGAGAAGTGGGTGAAAATTTCGATGCAGCTATTTTAGCAGAAGTTGCAAAATCTGATTTTGTTCTATTCCTGACAAACGGTGATTTGACAGACTCAGAATTTCAAACCCTACAGCAGCTAAAAGCAGCAAATCAGCCCACAATACTGGTTTTCAACAAACAAGACCAGTATTTAGCCGATGAAAGGGCCAGTATCTTGCTGTCATTGAAACAGCGAATCCAGGGAAATGTAGTTGCAACTGCGGCCTCTCCTATTGCCATCAAAGTCCGAAAGCATGAGGCTGATGGTGCTGTGCAAGAGTGGATGGAACAACCAGCAGCAGATATCCAGCAGTTGACGCAGCAGTTGGATGAAGTTTTGGTACAGCAAAGACAAAGGTTGGTTTGGCTAACTACCATGAGGAAAGCCGGGTTGTTGAAAGCCGAGGCGAAAAACTGGCTGAATGGAACCAGACGCGATCGCGCTACCCCAATTATTGAACAATATCAATGGATAGCTGCTGCTGCTGCCTTTGCTAACCCAGTCCCAGCCCTTGATATTTTGGCGACTGCGGCCATTAATGCTCAAATGGTAATGGATTTGGGTAACATCTATCAGCAGAAGTTTTCCCTAGAACAAGCGCAAACTGTAGCTGGAACAATGGGAAGTTTAATGCTGAAATTGGGCTTAGTTGAACTTTCGACAAAGGCAATTAGTACTGTTTTGAAAAGTAATGCCGTTACCTTTGTTGCTGGTGGCGTAGTTCAGGGAGTCAGTGCAGCTTATCTGACTAGAGTCGCAGGGTTAAGTTTAGTTGAATATTTCCAACAGCAGGAAATAGCGGTAGATTCTGGGACTGGTTTGAATTTGGAGAATTTGCGGCAAACTTTGCAAAAGGTATTTCAGCAAAATCAGCAGATTGGTTTTTTGCAGGGATTTGTTAAGCAAGGCGTGAAGCGTTTATTGCCAGAAGTGCAACAAGTTGAAGTAGTAGGTGTTCAGAAGGCTATAGGATAA
- a CDS encoding 7-carboxy-7-deazaguanine synthase QueE produces the protein MISKNTVTPTARLIEVFSAIQGEGLNVGTRQIFIRFALCDLRCQFCDSAHTWNAPDTCRIERSPGLRDFEIHSNPVPLSILLEWVEQQNLPCLHDSISLTGGEPLLHAPFLTQFLPQVRAITGLPIYLETGGHRPEQLAMILPYLDSVGMDFKLPSVSGESHWQEHSKSLQLCYDSYLNVFVKIIVSQNTDPAELERSASLVAEVSPDISVFLQPVTPLAVSEKFSSIPVLAPSSDQVLTWQALMKGFIKHVRVIPQTHKMLNQL, from the coding sequence ATGATTTCTAAAAATACGGTTACACCTACCGCACGCCTGATTGAGGTCTTTTCTGCCATTCAAGGGGAAGGACTGAATGTAGGAACACGTCAAATATTTATTCGTTTTGCTTTGTGTGATTTGCGTTGTCAGTTTTGTGATAGCGCCCACACTTGGAATGCACCTGATACTTGTCGGATAGAGCGATCGCCTGGATTGCGCGACTTTGAAATCCACTCTAACCCTGTCCCATTATCCATATTACTCGAATGGGTGGAACAGCAAAATCTACCTTGTCTACACGATAGCATTAGCTTAACTGGAGGCGAACCCCTTCTTCATGCCCCATTTTTAACGCAGTTTCTACCCCAAGTGCGAGCCATAACTGGCTTACCTATATACTTGGAAACTGGCGGACATCGCCCAGAACAACTAGCAATGATTCTCCCCTACTTAGACTCCGTAGGCATGGATTTCAAATTGCCCAGTGTTAGCGGCGAAAGTCATTGGCAAGAACATAGTAAATCTCTCCAGTTATGTTATGACTCATATTTAAATGTTTTTGTCAAGATAATTGTGTCTCAAAACACAGATCCCGCCGAGTTAGAACGTTCAGCTTCATTGGTGGCAGAGGTTAGTCCAGATATCTCAGTATTTTTACAACCTGTTACGCCTTTGGCAGTGTCAGAAAAATTTTCCTCAATCCCTGTACTAGCGCCTTCGAGCGATCAAGTTTTGACCTGGCAAGCTTTGATGAAGGGGTTTATCAAGCATGTCCGTGTGATCCCCCAGACGCATAAAATGCTGAACCAGTTGTAA
- a CDS encoding transporter substrate-binding domain-containing protein: protein MKFMRKSALILAIAPLVFAIAACDGDSGKTASTPGTPGSTPAAPENQNRWNNIKRRGQIICGVSGEVPGFSFVGTDGKYSGIDVDVCRAIAAALFDKPDAVEFRNLNSKERFTALQTGEVDILSRNTTWTLSRGTTVGLEFAPVVFYDGQAIMVRKSSNIKSLADLKNKAICVQTGTTTEQNLADQMRKRGITYKPVVFEDVNVTFATYTEGRCDGITADRSALVSRGTILPKPEDNVILNEVISSEPLAPAVAKGDAKWSDAVKWVVYSLIKAEELGITSQNIGQFATSTDPDIKRFLGTEGNLGEGLGLTNDFAARIIKHVGNYAEIYDRNLGPKTKLNLARGQNQLWSKGGLLYSPPFR from the coding sequence ATGAAGTTCATGCGTAAATCAGCTTTAATTCTAGCGATCGCACCTTTAGTTTTTGCGATCGCGGCTTGTGATGGAGATTCAGGAAAAACAGCAAGTACACCCGGTACTCCAGGCAGTACTCCAGCTGCACCAGAAAATCAAAATCGCTGGAATAACATTAAAAGACGTGGCCAGATAATTTGCGGTGTCAGTGGTGAAGTCCCAGGGTTTAGCTTTGTGGGAACCGATGGTAAATACAGTGGCATCGATGTAGATGTTTGTCGAGCGATCGCCGCAGCTTTGTTTGATAAGCCAGATGCAGTAGAATTTCGCAATCTCAATTCCAAAGAGCGGTTTACAGCTTTGCAAACTGGCGAAGTAGACATTCTCAGCCGCAATACTACCTGGACACTTAGTCGTGGAACCACAGTAGGTCTAGAATTTGCACCTGTGGTCTTTTACGACGGACAAGCCATCATGGTTCGCAAAAGTAGTAACATTAAGTCCCTGGCAGACCTCAAGAATAAAGCCATCTGCGTTCAAACTGGAACTACTACCGAACAGAACTTAGCAGACCAAATGCGGAAAAGGGGCATCACTTACAAACCCGTTGTCTTTGAAGACGTTAACGTTACCTTTGCTACTTATACCGAAGGTCGTTGCGACGGGATTACGGCTGATCGTTCAGCATTAGTTTCGCGGGGCACAATTTTACCCAAACCAGAAGATAACGTGATTCTCAATGAAGTGATCTCTTCAGAACCCCTTGCGCCAGCAGTTGCCAAAGGGGATGCTAAGTGGAGTGATGCTGTTAAGTGGGTGGTTTATTCTCTAATAAAAGCCGAAGAATTGGGCATTACTTCCCAGAATATAGGTCAGTTCGCTACTAGTACCGATCCAGATATTAAGCGCTTTTTAGGAACCGAAGGCAACCTTGGCGAAGGACTCGGCTTAACTAACGACTTCGCAGCCAGAATAATTAAGCACGTTGGTAACTACGCCGAAATTTACGATCGCAACCTCGGCCCCAAGACAAAACTCAATCTAGCTCGCGGTCAAAATCAACTCTGGAGCAAAGGCGGACTGCTTTATTCTCCACCGTTCCGGTAG
- a CDS encoding anti-sigma factor antagonist (This anti-anti-sigma factor, or anti-sigma factor antagonist, belongs to a family that includes characterized members SpoIIAA, RsbV, RsfA, and RsfB.): protein MATKVQSFMTSQPTEVDFPVNSLNDTAIVQVPTRLSVLEALGFKQTCQSLIQTNSHPKHIIIDFHQTTFMDSSGLGALVSNFKSAQAKDITLTLRNVTPQVMAVLKLTGLDQVFPLESVADGSLIEVEDLVDNRKTTSRKVEPLPATHPSVASWMKRFLDIIGSIVGLLITGVLFIPIAIAIQINDPGPIFFSHTRCGWMGKRFEIWKFRSMCVDAEAKKSQVKNQVQGAFFKNENDPRITKVGRFLRRTSLDELPQFWNVLKGEMSLVGTRPPTPDEVERYEVPEWQRLDVKPGMTGEWQVNGRSTVRSFEDVIRLDLQYQKNWSLVYDLKLIFKTIAILFNRNSGAV from the coding sequence ATGGCAACGAAAGTGCAGAGCTTCATGACTAGCCAACCGACAGAGGTCGATTTTCCAGTTAATTCCCTAAACGACACGGCTATAGTGCAGGTGCCGACGCGGTTAAGCGTGTTGGAGGCTTTAGGCTTTAAGCAAACCTGCCAAAGCTTAATCCAGACCAATTCACATCCCAAGCACATCATCATTGACTTTCACCAAACTACTTTTATGGATAGTAGTGGTTTAGGTGCCCTGGTCAGTAATTTTAAATCCGCTCAAGCGAAAGACATTACATTAACACTGCGGAATGTCACACCTCAAGTAATGGCAGTCCTAAAACTCACGGGATTGGATCAAGTTTTTCCCCTTGAATCTGTGGCTGATGGATCGCTAATAGAAGTAGAAGACCTAGTAGATAATCGGAAGACAACTTCCCGAAAAGTAGAACCGTTACCCGCTACTCACCCTTCTGTGGCATCTTGGATGAAACGGTTCTTAGATATTATCGGGTCAATAGTCGGTTTATTAATTACAGGAGTTTTGTTTATTCCCATTGCGATCGCTATTCAAATTAACGATCCTGGGCCCATTTTCTTTAGTCACACCCGTTGTGGTTGGATGGGGAAGCGGTTTGAGATTTGGAAATTCCGCTCTATGTGTGTGGATGCAGAAGCGAAGAAATCCCAAGTTAAAAACCAAGTGCAAGGTGCTTTTTTCAAGAATGAGAATGACCCCAGAATTACCAAGGTAGGGCGCTTTTTACGGCGTACTAGTCTTGATGAACTACCGCAATTTTGGAACGTCCTCAAAGGAGAAATGAGTTTAGTAGGTACTCGACCACCGACACCCGATGAAGTTGAACGCTATGAAGTACCGGAGTGGCAACGTTTAGATGTGAAACCCGGTATGACTGGCGAATGGCAAGTAAACGGCCGTTCTACAGTCCGTAGTTTTGAAGATGTAATTCGTCTGGATTTGCAGTATCAAAAAAATTGGAGTTTGGTGTACGATTTAAAGCTAATTTTCAAAACTATAGCTATTCTATTTAATAGAAACAGTGGTGCTGTTTAG
- a CDS encoding DUF3318 domain-containing protein, protein MTSYATSSAKAEMSELRRLKGLLPPELQSWVTVEGTTEVNPPLVRCEEIGKDQVEIQIDLVKWDALAMDQRNLLFWHEVARVQNDTIPKDGWEMAALAIGLGGAVGELWVQDGLLLVLALSLCGVSGWRLYQKNNGEKQLRELLNADEKAIALATRFGYSLPNAYKSLGSALKTLIDNTPSKRQRSRYEARLSALKRSANKAKAKSKTPDEDSL, encoded by the coding sequence ATGACATCCTACGCAACCTCCTCTGCCAAAGCGGAAATGAGTGAACTACGGCGGTTGAAAGGCTTATTACCGCCAGAATTGCAAAGCTGGGTTACGGTTGAAGGCACAACTGAAGTCAATCCACCCCTGGTTCGCTGCGAAGAAATTGGTAAAGATCAGGTAGAAATTCAAATTGACTTGGTGAAATGGGATGCCCTCGCAATGGATCAGCGCAATCTGCTGTTCTGGCATGAAGTTGCTCGCGTTCAAAATGACACAATTCCCAAAGATGGTTGGGAAATGGCAGCACTAGCCATCGGTTTAGGTGGTGCTGTAGGCGAATTGTGGGTACAAGATGGATTGCTGCTGGTATTAGCTTTGTCGCTTTGTGGTGTGTCAGGCTGGCGACTGTACCAAAAGAATAATGGGGAAAAGCAACTAAGAGAATTGCTCAATGCTGATGAGAAAGCGATCGCATTGGCAACTCGTTTTGGTTATAGCCTCCCCAATGCCTACAAGAGTCTTGGTAGCGCCTTAAAAACCCTGATTGACAATACTCCTAGTAAGCGCCAACGGTCAAGATACGAAGCAAGACTCTCTGCCCTCAAACGTAGTGCCAATAAGGCAAAAGCTAAATCTAAAACTCCAGATGAGGACTCACTGTAA
- a CDS encoding amino acid ABC transporter ATP-binding protein, with translation MKQASIIIAEDVHKWYGKFHALQGVSLTVNRGEVVVLMGPSGSGKSTFIRTFNALEEYQQGRIEIDGITLSHDLRNIETIRKEVGMVFQQFNLFPHLTVLQNISLAPIWVRRSPKAKAEELAMQLLERVGILEQAQKYPGQLSGGQQQRVAIARALAMQPKIMLFDEPTSALDPEMVREVLDVMRGLARDGMTMVVVTHEVGFAREVADRVILMDSGFLVESATPEAFFNNPKEERTRKFLSQIL, from the coding sequence ATAAAACAAGCGTCAATAATTATTGCTGAAGATGTTCACAAGTGGTATGGAAAATTCCATGCTCTTCAGGGTGTCAGCTTGACAGTCAATCGTGGAGAAGTAGTAGTACTGATGGGGCCATCTGGTTCAGGTAAATCTACCTTTATCCGCACATTTAATGCTTTAGAAGAATACCAACAGGGAAGAATTGAAATTGACGGCATTACTCTTAGTCATGACTTGCGAAATATTGAAACTATTCGCAAAGAAGTGGGAATGGTATTTCAGCAATTTAATCTATTTCCTCATCTGACAGTGTTGCAAAATATCTCTTTAGCACCAATTTGGGTACGGCGATCGCCAAAGGCAAAGGCCGAAGAATTGGCAATGCAACTCTTAGAAAGAGTAGGAATTTTAGAACAGGCGCAAAAATATCCAGGACAGTTATCTGGTGGACAACAGCAACGGGTTGCGATCGCACGTGCTTTAGCTATGCAACCCAAAATTATGTTGTTTGACGAACCCACCTCAGCCTTAGATCCAGAAATGGTACGAGAAGTTTTGGATGTAATGCGAGGTCTAGCCCGTGATGGAATGACAATGGTAGTTGTCACCCACGAAGTTGGATTCGCCCGTGAAGTCGCCGACCGGGTTATTCTTATGGATAGCGGTTTCCTCGTCGAGTCAGCCACCCCTGAGGCATTTTTCAACAACCCCAAAGAAGAAAGAACACGCAAATTTTTGTCACAAATTCTCTAA
- a CDS encoding LysR family transcriptional regulator, whose translation MELRHLRYFIAVAEELHFSRAAERLHIAQPPLSQQIQQLEAQLGVELFQRKTKRQVQLTEAGQVFLQEAYQILAQLQKAIELTQKIGRGEKGQLRIGFTSLVTYDLLPIILRRFREQFPEVELVLQELTTTQQEQALQESRIHVGFAHPPLEDNTLNQECIQQEALIVAMLETHPLAEQEKISVRSLVNENFIMFPRHLGPGLYDQIVSLCQQGNFSPKVTQEAIQMQTIIGLVSAGMGIAIAPSSLQNLQRAGVVYRTLEEKTPLVETAIVWREENITPVLREFLRTVIKASSGI comes from the coding sequence ATGGAATTGCGACACCTGCGCTACTTTATTGCTGTAGCTGAGGAACTGCACTTCAGTAGAGCCGCCGAGCGACTGCATATTGCTCAACCACCTTTAAGCCAACAAATTCAGCAATTAGAGGCCCAGTTGGGCGTAGAACTGTTTCAGCGCAAAACCAAGCGACAGGTGCAGTTAACGGAAGCTGGGCAAGTTTTTTTGCAAGAAGCTTATCAAATTTTGGCTCAACTCCAAAAAGCAATTGAGCTAACCCAAAAAATAGGAAGAGGTGAAAAGGGACAATTGCGAATTGGGTTTACCAGTTTGGTAACTTATGATTTGCTTCCAATAATTTTGCGGCGGTTTCGAGAACAGTTTCCAGAAGTAGAGTTGGTATTGCAGGAATTAACCACAACTCAGCAGGAACAAGCGCTACAGGAAAGCCGCATTCATGTAGGTTTTGCCCATCCACCTTTAGAAGACAACACACTCAATCAAGAGTGCATTCAGCAAGAAGCTCTAATTGTGGCTATGTTAGAAACTCATCCTTTAGCTGAACAAGAAAAGATTTCAGTGCGATCGCTAGTAAACGAAAACTTTATCATGTTCCCTCGCCATTTGGGGCCAGGGCTTTACGACCAAATCGTGAGTCTTTGTCAGCAAGGAAATTTTAGCCCGAAAGTAACTCAAGAAGCGATTCAGATGCAGACGATTATCGGATTGGTGTCAGCGGGAATGGGAATTGCGATCGCGCCATCTTCATTGCAAAATCTTCAGAGGGCTGGCGTAGTTTATCGTACTCTGGAGGAGAAAACACCATTAGTAGAAACGGCTATAGTGTGGCGGGAAGAAAATATCACACCTGTACTAAGGGAATTTTTACGTACAGTCATCAAAGCCAGCAGCGGGATTTGA